The Porites lutea chromosome 9, jaPorLute2.1, whole genome shotgun sequence sequence TTACTTTGAAGAGGGGTTTATATTGCAGGGGCAGGGGGGAGAGAGTTAATAATGAGGTGTATTTTTTTGTCTACAGGCGGATGGGCCTAAAACAGAGGGGAAGTGGGGGGGCTGATAAGCAGCAGGTTATAGTAGGTGAAATCTATTCTCAGATTAAACCAGAATTGCCTTTGgctcctataataataataactttaggGCATggaaatgaaaggaaattttGAATCAAACTAGGTTGAATGCTGATTGAACCTGAGAACAGGTAATTTGTAAACCTCCACACTGACATGTTAGTTTTCTATTCAATGTACTCTACAATCTTTAGTATTAAATACTATTAAGACTCCACAAATTCTTagctttttatttaatttgtctATGGATAGGAgcctttttaaatttattaccttttagtttttatcaaaaatttaatttaaagcaTAGTTAtcaaagtggaatggttatgaaacctgtagactgtttttgttagcttttttggacctgactgTGCCCAActttcaatagcattcctatcattttgaacttattgaccattaattttgttcagtcacaatttgtaaacaaaaaacaaaggattgtgcacagTCAGAGAGCTTCCAAAATAAACTacagcactgttgttttcaaCTTCGATGTTTGCCGGTTTTCccaaccagtctcctctactaaagGTGCTAAAACCATACAATGTGAAATTTAACAGTGTCTCTATTTGTCAAGTTACAAATACTGTAAATACTTAAAGTATTCCTTTTCAATAAAACTAATCAGATAAAATACAATATTACTTGTTGCAGGCATTCCACATATTTTATTCAATATACTGTCGGTAATTATTTTAGTCTGACCTTGTCTGTCAGCTAGAGCAGATaagatttttaatttgcatgtttttgttttacatcTGCTGCAAACCTATcatttaaaacaattattatttaattttactaCGTGGGTTGGATATAATCGTTTAAGCAATGAAATGTCATTGATAAATACAGCACTCACTTGAATATAACATTGACCTTGAGACAGGTAAATGAAAATTCATTTACTCTCAGTAACCACAATCCTATTCAAATTACTCATAACCTGTCTACTAGGATCAAAccatattattattcattattttacaaatattaataattttagtCTTTGATTAATGAAACAAACACTTCTTGTCCTGAGTGTTACTGTTAAGAATGAGAAGTTGGTTTATTTTCTGGTGTGCTCATCTGATATAGCACCTTATCAAGCCACTGCAGAGGACCACGCAGATGGATTTCAATCCAACATGGAGTACTAGTGACGTCCTGACGGTGATACTCTGCACCCCAGCCTTTGACGAAGCTTAAACGAATGGAGCACATCTTGACCAGCTCAAACACAGTCTTAAAATCATAGTTGACTGACTGAGAAAGCAGCTGAGCAAATTCTTGGTTGTTGAAAATTTTCAGTGTACATCCAGATGGAATCTTGCAAACTGTTGTTGGGTGAAAACCATGACTATGGTTACAATTCCTACTCTGCACAAATATGGCCGAGTCGCTAAGGCATTCAGCATAAACCTCCCCTCCAACATAATACAGATGCACACCTTTCCCAATGTGTCGTCTTGTGCTTTCAATGGTTGAATTTCGGTTGATGTTAGTCAGTAGACCCAAGCAGAATCTTTCTGAGTTTGCAGTGTTGGGGTCGGTAAATCCATCAACAACGATGCTAGTACAGTTGGCATGGAACTGCTCACCAACTCTGTTATTCAATTCATAATAGGATATAGAACACCACGAGGAGGGTTCCTGGTAGTTCACTGGTGTAACATGGGATAAATCTaagaggaaagaaaaatcaTGAAGTATGAGCTTAAGTGACATAACACAATGTATATGCCACAAACATTGACTGGTGTAGTGACCAATAAAAAACATGGGCACATTTACATATATACAAACACAAAAAGCCACAAATATACATATGCTCAGAACAGTGACACAagagctattttttttttcaaaatagctcaataaagttcaggacacaagagcaaacctcaaaaccaccACAAACTAATTAGTTACCATTGCTACTTGCGGTTTAGATTGCTCATGTCTGATTGGCCTTTTTCTGGTATTCATGGTTTTGTCTGTGTCACAGTAACACGAACATTAATTTCCAATTAATAAAATAACCTACATCCTGGCTGGTTGTTGACCATTGTTGGTGGAGCACTCATTGAATCCACATCCATGGTGTTTGGGTCCACAGGACAAGGAGAACCACCATCTTCAGAGATGTAACTTTTGGGTgattctacaaaaaaaaacaaaaaaaaaacgaagttAACAAACTTGCTGCACTATTTTGGAGGAAAAGTGAGTTTACTAAGCCCATTCTTCTCACATGCAAAACAATTATCCCTGAACTCACACAAGTGACTCTGCTTGCAGGCTAATTACTTCAATCTGTGACCATTTCTTTGGGTTTTTTAAAGTCTTGTATGTTTTAACTGCATCTTCCTTCTACCTGTTAAGTCTTAACAGGTAAAAGAATCACTCCCAGAATGAATGAAGGAGCCATGTAATGGAGTTGTAAAATTTGAGTCTGTGCTccaaatcctatggtgtgaccattcaaatggaacctcttcagcagtactttcacatggtacaatGAACTTAGTACGTAGCtgtaacttttaagtctgtgcttctaatcctatggtgtgaccattcaaatggaacctcttcagcagtactttcacatggtattATGCGCTTAGTATGTAGCTgaaacttttaagtctgtgcttcaaatcctatggtgtgaccattcaaatggaacctcttcagcagtactttcacatg is a genomic window containing:
- the LOC140947653 gene encoding mothers against decapentaplegic homolog 9-like, with translation MANMASLFSFTHPAVKRLLGWKQGDEEEKWAEIAIGYLSKKLKKKKGALEELEKALSSPGQQSKCVTIPRSLDGRIQILHRKGLPHVIYCRVWRWPDLQSHHELKPLDCCEYAFGLKQKEVCINPYHYRRVESPVLPPVLVPRPNSAYPKLPPPLPFRSAEEPPMPYNACFPFKTSHQPQPNQSPAMYVPESPKSYISEDGGSPCPVDPNTMDVDSMSAPPTMVNNQPGYLSHVTPVNYQEPSSWCSISYYELNNRVGEQFHANCTSIVVDGFTDPNTANSERFCLGLLTNINRNSTIESTRRHIGKGVHLYYVGGEVYAECLSDSAIFVQSRNCNHSHGFHPTTVCKIPSGCTLKIFNNQEFAQLLSQSVNYDFKTVFELVKMCSIRLSFVKGWGAEYHRQDVTSTPCWIEIHLRGPLQWLDKVLYQMSTPENKPTSHS